The window AGCGCAGACCGGGCAGCGTGACGTACCGGAACCGCTGCCAGGCGTTGGCGCCGTCCACCTCCGCGGCCTCGTAGAGCGTGGAGTCGATGGACTGCAGGCCGCCGAGGAGCGAGAGCATCATGAACGGCACACCGCACCAGGTGTTGACCATGATCGCGGCGAACCGCTGCCAGAAGGTGTCCTCCAGCCACTGCGGCTGGGGCAGGTGCAGATTGCCGAGCACCTGGTTGAGCACACCGGAGTCGGCGAGCATGATCCGCCAGGAGAAGACCGTGACGAAGGTCGGCACGGCCCAGGGCAGGACCAGCATCAGCCGGTAGAAGGTGCGGCCGCGCAGCTTCTGGTTGAGCATGAGCGCGAGGCCGAGGCCGATGGTGTAGTGCAGGAACACGCAGGCGGCCGTCCAGAAGACGGTCCACAGGAAGTGCGACCAGAACCGGTCGTACGAGGTCGGGCCGAACAGGATGTCCTGGTAGTTGTCCAGCCCGATGAACTTGTAGGTGGCCTCGATGTGGTTGACGCCGATGGTGCGCGCCGAGTTGAGGCTGTTGGCGTCGGTGAGGGTCAGATAGAAGCCCCGCACCAGGGGGTAACCCACGAGGCCGCCGAGCACGACGACCACCGGCGCGATCATCGCGTAGGCGTACCAGTACCTCTGGAAGCCGTTCTTCAGGCGTTGCCCCAGCCCGGGCCGAGGCGCGCGGTCACCGCGGCGCCTGCCGGTCGCGCGGTCGATGGCGACTGTCATGGTTCGACACCTTTTGCAAGATCAGGGAGTTGGGCTGGGCACAGGCCGGTGGCCGTCGGAGTCCTCCCCTTCACGGGAGCACTCCGACGGCCACGACGGCTCACTTGCTGAAGTCGGGGACCAGCTTGGCGATCGCGAGTTCCGCGTTGCTCAGGCCCTTGTCCAGGGACTCCTTGCCGGCGGCGATCTTGGGCAGCTCGGTGTCGAGCGGGCCCCACAGGGAGCCGTACTCGGGCAGCGCCGGGCGCGGCTGGGCGGCGGGCAGGACGCCCTGGTAGCCCGCGATGCCGGGGTCGGCCTTGACCTCGTCGGTGTAGGCGTCGTCGCGGGTGGGGAGCGTGGAGTTCTTCAGGGCGATGGTCTCCTGGGACTTCGCCGACGCCATGAAGTTCACGAACTTCATGGCCGCGTCCTGGTGGGCCTTGTCCGAGCCGGCGTAGACCGAGAGGTTGTGCCCGCCGGTCGGGGCGCCCGCCTTGCCGGCGGAGCCGGCCGGGACGGTGGCGATGCCCAGGTTGGACTTGTCCGTGAACGCGGAGCCCTTGTAGAAGTTCGTGATCTCCCAGGGGCCCTGGATGATCGCGGCGACCTTGCCGTTGACGAACGCGTCCTGGATGTGGGCGTAGGCGTCGGCGGTGGTGTCGGCCTTGTGCAGGCCCTTGCCGTCGAACAGGCCGAGCCAGGCGCCGTAGGCCTTCTTGGCCGGCGCCGAGTTCATCGTGATCTTCTTGGCGTCGGCGTCGACGGTGTTGGTGCCCTCGCCGTAGAGGAAGCTCTGGGCGTAGTAGGCCTGGGTGGAGCCCCAGTACCCGTCGACACCGGTCTTGTCCTTGATCTTGGCGGCGGCGGACTTCAGCTCGTCCCAGGTCTTGGGGGCCTCGGCGATGCCGGCCTTCTTGAACAGGGCCTTGTTGTAGACCAGGGCCAGGGTGTCGGTGACGAACGGGACGCCGTAGGTCTTGCCCTCGTATTGGGCCTGCGTGACCAGGCTGGGCTGGAACTTGTCCTGGTCGGCGAGGGCCTCGGTGCCGTCCAGCGGCACGAAGTAGCCCTTCTTGGCGAAGGCCGGGGTCCAGCCGACCTCGGAGCGCAGCACGTCCGGGGCGCCCTTGGAGCCGGCGGCCGTGTCGAACTTGTTCTGCGCCTGGTCGAACTGGACGTTGACGTACTTGACCTTGATGTCCTTGTTGGCCGCTTCGAACTGCTTGACCAGGGCCTGGTACGTCGGTGCCTCGTTGGTGGCGTTGGAGGTGTCCCACCAGGTGATGGTCACCGGACCGTCCGACTTGTCGCCGTTGTCGCTCCCGCCGCACGCCGTCGCCGCGAGTGCGAGGGACGCCACCAGCGCGGTGGCCGCTATGCCACGCCGCATGAGTTCTCCTTGAGGGTTAAGCCCGTGAACAGGTAACGGCCCCGTCCGCCGCCCTGCCGACTTTCCGACCGCGCCATTGCCGCCGCCGGGCGACCGGAAACGTAACAGCGTTGCAAGCCCGGCGAAAGACCTTGCAGAAAAAAAGTGCAAGACACCGCGTCAGTTACCGCTTCGTGACCCGCTCCTGCGGGTCCTACGACCCTGATTTCACGCGGACAGGCGGCCCGTCGGACACTTGTGCAAGACTCTGCAAGCCCTTGCCAGACAGTGGCGGGGGAGGAATCATCCCGTTGCGGACCGGACGCCGAGACCCGGACGTCGACCGGACGCCGACCGAACACGAGGGATCGCGATGACGCAGCAGCCCGCAGCGGGCCGTTCAACGGCTCGCGCCAGGCGCCCCATCGGTGGGCAGGGCGGGGGGCGACCGGTACAGTCCGGTCACGTGACCACACGGCTTGCCGACATCGCCGCCCAGGCGGGGGTGAGCGAAGCGACCGTCAGCCGCGTCCTGAACGGGAAGCCCGGCGTCGCCGCCACCACCCGCCAGTCCGTGCTGGCCGCCCTCGACGTCCTCGGCTACGAGCGCCCGGTGCGGCTGCGGCAGCGCAGCGAGGGCCTGGTGGGGCTGATCACCCCGGAGCTGGAGAACCCGATCTTCCCGGCGCTGGCGCAGGTCATCGGCCAGGCGCTGACCCGGCAGGGATACACCCCGGTGCTCGCCACCCAGACCCCCGGCGGGTCCACGGAGGACGAGCTGACCGAGATGCTGGTGGACCGCGGGGTCGCCGGGATCATCTACGTCTCCGGTCTGCACGCGGACACCACGGCCGACATGGAGCGCTACGAGCGCCTGCGCGCCCAGGGCGTCCCCTACGTCCTCGTGGACGGCTTCTCCCCCAAGGTGCAGGCGCCGTTCATCTCCCCCGACGACCGGGCGGCGATGACCCTGGCGGTCACCCACCTCGCCTCCCTGGGGCACACCCGCATCGGCCTGGCCCTCGGCCCGAAGCGCTTCGTCCCGGTGCAGCGCAAGATCGAGGGCTTCGTCCGCGCCATGCGGGACCAGCTCGGCCTGGCCGCGGACGTCGTCGAGTCGGAGCTGATCCAGCACTCCCTCTACACCCTGGAGGGCGGCCAGGCGGCGGCCACCGCGCTCATCGAACGGGACTGCACGGCGATCGTCTGCGCCAGCGACATGATGGCGCTCGGCGCCATCCGCGCGGCCCGGCAGCGCGGCCTGGAGGTCCCCCGGGACGTCTCCGTGGTGGGCTTCGACGACTCCCCGCTGATCGCCTTCACCGACCCGCCCCTGACGACCATACGCAAGCCGGTGCCGGCCATGGGCCAGGCCGCGGTGCGCACGCTGCTGGAGGAGATCGGCGGGACGCCCGCGCCGCACAGCGAGTTCGTCTTCATGCCGGAGCTGGTGGTGCGCGGTTCGACCGCTTCGGCCCCCGGGGACCGCAGTCGTCCCTGAGACGGAGAACATGCGAACGGGACCCGACCGGCGGATGAGCGGTGGACGAACGCTTTTCTGGCAGACTCTGTGCCTATGGGTGACTCGACCGTGACACGCCGGGAAGGCCGGGAAAAGGCCGTTCCACACCTCGTCACGGACGAGCGGCGCCCCACCGCCCTGGAGCGGCTGCGCACACCCCGCCACCCGCGGCTGTGGTTCGAGATCCTGCTGATCGCGGTGAGTTACTGGACGTACTCCCTGATCCGCAACGCGGTCCCGGAGCAGAAGGCCCAGGCGCTGCGCAACGCGGACTGGGTCTGGAGCGCCGAGCACCGGCTCGGCATCGCCGTCGAACACGCCGTCAACCACGCCGTGAACTCGGTGACTTGGCTGATCATCGGCATGAACTACTACTACGCGACGCTGCACTTCGTGGTCACCATCGGCGTCCTGGTGTGGCTCTACCGCACGCACCCCGGCCGCTACGCGGCGGCCCGGCTCACCCTGTTCGTGACGACGGGCGTGGCCCTGCTCGGCTACTACCTGTACCCGCTGGCACCCCCGCGCCTGATGACCGACGGCCGCTTCGTCGACACGGTCCAGGTGCACCACACCTGGGGTTCCATGGCCTCGGGCGACCTGAAGAACATGTCCAACCAGTACGCCGCGATGCCGTCCATGCACATCGGCTGGTCCCTGTGGTGCGGGCTGACCGTCTTCGCCCTGAGCGCGGTTCCGTGGCTGCGCGTCCTCGGGCTGCTCTACCCCGTGGCCACCCTGGTCGTCATCGTCGCCACCGCCAACCACTTCTGGCTCGACGCGGTCGGCGGTGTCCTGTGCCTGTCCTTCGGCTTCACGGCGGCCCGCGTCTGGTACGGGGCGCTGCCGCACGCGCTGCCGCGGCTGACGCCGGCGCTGCGGCCGACGGAGGCGTAGGCGGCGTAGGCGCCCGCGGTGGTGTCACCGGGGCGCCGTTCCGCCGAACGGCCGTCCCACTGAGCAGCCGCTTCACTCCGAGCGGCCGCTCCACTGAACGGCTGCTTCACTGAGCGGCCGCCTCACGCGCCGTAGAACAGCTCCTCCATGACCGACCGGGCCCGGCGGGCCGTCCGCCGGTACGCGTCGAGCATGTCGCCCGCGTGCCCCGGCCCGTAGCCCAGGTACCGCCCCACGGCGGCCAGCTCCCGGGACTCGGTGGGGAACGTGTCCCCGGCCCGCCCCCGGACCAGCATCACCGCGTTGCGCACCCGGGTGGCCAGGACCCACGCCTCGTCGAGCGTAGAGGCGTCCTCCGGGGACACAAGGCCCGCCTCCCGCGCCGCCGCCAGCGCCTCACGCGTGCGCGTGGTCCGCAGCGACGCCTCCCCGGCCGCGTGCCGCATCTGGAGCAGCTGCACGGTCCACTCCACGTCGGAGAGCCCGCCCGGGCCCAGTTTGGTGTGCAGCTTGGGATCGGTGCCGCGCGGCAGCCGCTCGGACTCCATCCGGGCCTTCAGCCGCCGGATCTCCCGCACCGCGTCCTCGCGCAGCCCGCCGCGCGGATACCGCAGCGGATCGATCAGCTCGACGAACCGCCGCCCCAGGTCCTCGTCCCCGGCCACCGGCTCGGCCCGCAGCAGGGCCTGCGACTCCCACACCAGCGACCACCGCCGGTAGTACGCCTCGTACGACTTGAGCGTGCGCACCAGCGGCCCGGACTTTCCCTCGGGCCGCAGATCCGCGTCGACCAGCAGCGGCGGATCCGCGCTCGGGACCTGGAGCAGCCGGCGCATCTCGGCGACCACCTTCGCCGCGGCCTCGGCGGCTTCCCGCTCGTCGGCGCCCTCCCACGGCTCGTGCACGAACAGCACGTCCGCGTCCGAGCCGTAGCCCAGCTCGTGCCCGCCGAAGCGTCCCATGCCGATGATCGCGAACCGGGTCGGCAGGGTGTCCCCCCAGCCCTTGCGCACGACCGCCCGCAGGGTGCCGGCCAGCGTCGCCGCCGTCAGGTCGGACACCGCGCCGCCCACCCGGTCCACGAGCGCGCCCTGGTCGGCCTCGGCGGGCCGGGTCTCGGTGCCGTAGGAGCCGACGATGTCGGCGGCGGCCGTACGGAACAGCTCCCGCCGCCGCACGCCGCGCGCCGCCGTGACGCCCTGCTCGGCGGTCTCGGCGCGGCGGACGGCGGCGAGGACCTCCTGCTCCAGTTGGGCGCGCCCGCGCGGTCCGAGGCCGCCCGCGTCGCCGTCGCCCAGCAGGGCCACGGCCTCGGGAGCGCGCATCAGCAGGTCGGGCGCGAGCCGCCCGGCCGACAGCACCCGGGCGAGGTTCTCGGCGGCGGCCCCCTCGTCCCGCAGCAGCCGCAGATACCAGGGGGTCTTGCCGAGCGCGTCCGACACCTTGCGGAAGTTCAGCAGCCCGGCGTCCGGGTCGGCGGAGTCCGCGAACCATCCCAGCAGCACGGGCAGCAGGGTCCGCTGGATGGCCGACTTCCTGGTGACGCCGGATGCCAGCGCCTCCAGGTGCCGCAGCGCGGCGGCCGGGTCGGCGTACCCGAGCGCGACCAACCGCTCCCGCGCCGCGTCCGGCCTCAACCTGGCCTCGCCCGGTGCGAGTTGGGCGACCGCGTCGAGCAACGGCCGGTAGAACAGCTTCTCGTGCAGCCGGCGTACGACGCTGGTGTGCCGTTTCCACTCGCGGGTCAGCTCGGTGATCGGGTCGCTGCGCAGCCCGAGCGACCGTCCGAGCCGGCGCAGATCGGCCTCGTCCTCGGGGACGAGGTGGGTGCGCCGCAGCCGGAAGAGCTGGATGCGGTGCTCCAGGGAGCGCAGGAACCGGTAGGCGTCGTCGAGCTGCACGGCGTCCACGCGGCCGACGTACCCGCCGGCGGCCAGTGCCTGCAACGCGCCCAGGGTGGAGCCGCTGCGCAGCGACGGGTCGGTCCGCCCGTGCACCAACTGAAGGAGCTGCACGGCGAATTCGACGTCCCTGAGGCCGCCGGGACCGAGTTTCAGCTCGCGCTCGACCTCGGCCACGGGGATGGTCTCGACCACGCGGCGGCGCATCTTCTGCACGTCGGCGACGAAGTTCTCGCGTTCGGCGGCCTGCCAGACCATGGGGGCGAGCGCGGCGATGTACTGGCCGCCCAGTTCCGGGTCGCCGGCCACCGGGCGGGCCTTGAGCAGCGCCTGGAACTCCCAGGTCTTGGCCCACCGCTGGTAGTAGGCGACATGGCTGCTGAGGGTGCGTACCAGCGGCCCGTTGCGGCCCTCGGGCCGCAGGTTGGCGTCGACCGGCCAGATCGAGCCCTCCACGGTCGTCTCGGAGCAGATCCGCATCATGTGCGAGGCGAGCGCGGTCGCGGCGCGCAGGGCCTTGACCTCGTCGGCGCCGTTCACGGCCTCACCGACGAAGATCACGTCGACGTCGGAGACGTAGTTGAGCTCGTGGCCGCCGCACTTGCCCATCGCGATCACCGCGAGCCGGCACAGCGCGTCGTCCTCGGGCGCGGCGGCCCGCGCGATCCGCAGTGCGGCGCGCAGGGTGGCGGTGGCGAGGTCGGCGAGCTCGGCGGCGGTCTCGGCGACATCGGTGGTGCCGCACACGTCGCGGGCGGCGATGGACAGCAGGCAGCGCCGATAGGCGACGCGCAGCGCGACCGGGTCACCGGCCTCCGCCAGCCCCTGCTCGAACTCCTCGACCCCAGGGTGCAGGTCGCGCGGCTCGTAGGTGACCAGCGCCCGCCAGTCGCCGGCGTGCCGGGCGAGGTGGTCGCCGAGGGCGGCGGAGGCGCCGAGCACCCCGAGCAGCCGGTCGCGCAGCGGCTTGGCCGCTATCAGGGTGTCGAGCAGCTCGCGGCGGGCCTTGGACTCCGGCTGCGCCTCCAGCAGCCGTACCAGACCGGCCAGCGCGAGATCGGGGTCGGCGGTGGCGCCCAGCGCCTCCAGCAGCACCGGGTCGTCCCTGAGCGGCGCGAGGTCCGGGCCGTCCAGCAGCCGCTCGGCGTCCGTGGCATGGATGAAGCCGTGCCGCAGCAGCCGCGTGAAGGTACTGCTCCTGCGCCCCGGCGCCGTCATCCCGGCCTCCCGTCGGATCCAGCCCGTCCTGGCCAGAGCCTATCCGGACTCGGGGACGGGGGCCCTGAGGGCGACCCCCGCCACGGTGCGCCGACGCTCACTCGTAGGTGTGTCGACCGCCCCATTCAAACTACTCAGAGTGGCCGCTGTGTCTACCGTCAGGCAGATCGCGACAGGACGCGTACGACGGAGGGGTCCGGATGTCGGTGGACGGTGAGGCGGTACGGCTCAGGAGCGAGGCGGACGAGCCGGGGTGGGAGGTGGACCCGGACGACGACTGGGGCATCGCGGTCGTCGCCACCGTGGGGCGGCAGCTGAGACTGCGGCGGGAGGCGGCGGGGATGCGGGCCGGCGAGTTCGCGGCGGCGGTCGGGTACGGCGAGGACCTCGTCTACAAGATCGAGGGCGGGAAGCGGATCCCCCGGCCCGAGTACCTGGACAAGGCGGACGAGGTACTGGGCGCGGGCGGGCTGCTCTCGGCGATGAAGGAGGACGTGAAGCGGGTCCGGTACCCGAAGAAGGTCCGTGATCTGGCCAAGCTGGAGTCCCAGGCGGTCGAGCTTCTGTCGTACGGCAGTCACAACCTGCACGGGCTCCTGCAGACCGAGGAGTACGCGCGAGCCCTGCTGAGCACCCGGCGACCCGCGCTGTCGGAGGACGAACTTGAGCGAGCCCTCGCCGCCCGAATGGCCCGCAAGGCGATTTTCGAGCGGGTTCCCCCTCCGGAACTCAGCTTCGTCCAGGAAGAGGTGACTCTCCGCCGCCCCGTCGGGGGCAAGATGGTGTTGCGCAGGCAACTCGAACACCTGCTGGAGGTGGCGCACTTGCGGCACGTCGACGTCCAGGTGATGCCCACGTCTCGTGGAGACCATCCGGGAACGGGAGGCCGGATCCAGGTGCTGAAGTTCCCGGACGGCACGGCGATGGGCCGTGCCGACGACGAGTTCGGCAGTCGGCCGGTCTCCGTCCCTCAGCAGTTGCGGATCCTTGAGCTGCGCTATGGCATCATCCGCGCCGAGGCTCTGACCACACGAGAGTCGCTCACCTTCGTCGAACAACTGCTGGGGGAGACATGAACGGCAACGAAGCGGCGGGAAACGTCGTCGATCTGGCCTGGTTCAAGAGCAGCTACAGCGACAGCAGCAACCCCAGCGACTGCGTCGAGGTCGCCACGACCCCCGCCGCCGTCCACGTCCGGGACTCCAAGAACCCCCGAGGCCCCCGCCTCGCCCTCGCACCGGCCGCCTGGACGGACTTCGTGACCTTCGCGGGCAGGGGCTGACCCCCGCCCCGCACACCGCGCTCGCCGTCGAGCGCAACCACGGCTAGGAGCCTGTCTCACCGGACCCTCGCGGGGTTGTCGCCTACTGACCCACACTTCTAGCCTGACGGCATGTTGGGCATAGGGCACTTCTGGGCTTTCCTCGCCGTGGTCGCTGTGCTGATCGCTGTTCCGGGGCCGAGCGTGGTATTCGTTGTCGGGCGCGGGGTGGCGCTCGGGCGTCGAGCGGCGCTGGCCACGGCGGTGGGCAACAACGGCGGGGTGCTGATCCAGGCCGTGTTGGTGGCCTTCGGGTTGGGAGCCGTGGTCGCGCGGTCGATCGTGGTGTTCTCGGTGCTGAAGTTCGCAGGCGCGCTGTATCTGGTCTATCTCGGCGTCCAGACGTGGCGGCATCGCGGGGAACTGGCCGTCACGGACACGCAGCAGCGGCCACCCACGAACGTGCGGCGCATCGTCCGGCAGGGTTTCGTTGTCGGGGTGAGCAATCCGAAGGGCTTCTTGATCTTCTCGGCCGTGCTGCCTCAGTTCGTCAACCGCTCAGCAGGTCACGTGACGCTGCAACTCCTGCTCCTCGGCATCGTCTGCGCCGCTGTCGCTCTGGTTTCCGACTCGGCCTGGGGGCTCCTCGCCGGGACGGCGCGTGGCTGGTTCCGCGGGTCGCCCCGGCGCCTGTCCGCGATTGGTGCAGTGTCCGGGACGGTGATGGTCGGCCTCGGCGTCCGTCTGGCTCTCACCAGGAATGACGTGTGACAACGCAGCGGATACTCGAAACGTTGTGCGTTTCGCTGGTTGCTGAGACACGCTCCTGGGGCGTGCCGGCGTCCTGTCCAGCACCGCCCGCGCGCGCCGGCTCACCCTCATCAGGAACCGGTAGTCCCTCCTCGGTGGGGTTAACCCCACCCCGTAGTCGGAGGCTGGCTCCAGGGATTGGCCGGTCGCCCCACGGTAGTTTCCGGTTCCGGGGATTCAGGCCCCGGCCTGTGCGCATTGACGCCGCCTCCGACGAACCGAAAGCCCTCCATGAGCCGCTTCGAAATCCGGTCCCGCCTCACCGCCACGCCACGGCGGCAGATCGGCCTTCTGACCGCTCTGGCTGGAGCGGTCCTCGTCGCCTTCTTCCTCGCGCCCAACGCGCTGGCCCGGAGTTCGGTCAACACCGCGAACGTCGGCGATACCTTCCGCCGCGGATTCGTCGCCTACTGGGGTTCCGGCAGCGAGGACTTCCCGACGCAGTTGAGCACCACGGTCGCCTTCTGGTTCCGCTTCCACCTCGTCAAGGCCGGCGTTTCCGCACTGCTCCTCGCGGTGGCCGTGGTGCTCGGTGTCGTCCTCAGCCGCCATCTTCGGCAGTCGACCGGCGGGCGAACCAGCCGTTTCCCCCTCGCGCTGTACAGGGCCCTCGTCGGAGTGCTCGGGCTCTTCGCTCTTGTGGCGCTGCTGGCCAATCTGCAGGGCGCAGCGGCCCCGTTCGCCTCGCTGATGCCCATGCTGACGAGTGGCGGTGCCGACGGCGAACTCACCGCGACCCTCGGCCAAGTCCAGCAGCAGATCGCCGTCTATCCGGAGGGCCGGCACTCCCCCGCCCTCGCTGTCATGATCAGCGACTTCGCCCTCTACCACGCGGTACTGGCCGCGATGGCCGTCATCGTCGCGCTCGCGATGACCGGCGCGAGTGTCGTGTGCTGGAGGCGCCTCAGGACGTCGTCCGACACCCGGTCGAGGCGCGCGATGAAGTTCGGCGGTACCGGTTCAGCGATCCTGGCGGCCGTTGTACTCGTCATCGCCTACGCGAACACCACTACCGCGACACACTCGCCCCAGGCGCTCGCCGACTTCTTCGCCGGCGGGTGGTGAAGACATCCGTCGCGGTCGGGATCAGCTCGCGCGCTCCGGGACGAGGAGGACGCCCCCGCAGCGACGCGGCCGAGGTGGCCGCGCAGGAGGCCCGCCGCCTCAGGTTCGCATAGACCGCTTGACGGGCGTCTGTGCAGTGCCTGCACACTGTCGAGAGGTCGTTGGTGGTCGTCTTGGGCCGCCCTTCGACGGCCCAGCGACGGCCCGGACGGACCGGACAGGGTGTCCGCACGCATGAGGGTGGCTCAGAGAGTTGCCTCGACGACACGGAGGAGCAGGCGGCCGCGATCTTCTGGTGTGCACCGTCGTTCGAGGAGTTCGCCCACCGCTTCTGGATCGAGAACCGTCTGTGGCATGCGGTCAACGGCGGCGACCCGTCAAGGCTCGAACCGCAGTTGTGCGACTACTTGCTTCACTACACGCCGCCTGAATCCTCCGCATGCCCCTGAAGGACCTGGCGCCCAGGGACGTCATCCGCTTCCGCTCCAAGGGCACGGGTTGCCAGGTCGATGCTGTCGACCAGCCTGATGGCGACATCCGTCTCGGCTGGACAGCACCGGCCCCTTCCCGGTATGAGAAGACAGTGTTGGTGCAGGCCGCTGGGGGTCGTGTTCCCGGAAAGCGGCAGAGCGGCCTGTCTTCCGAGGTCTCCGTCGCTGCTCAGGTACGCGCTCTACTGCCGCCCTTCGTATGGCGTGCACCGCGCGCTTCGTCAGTTTCGCCCGATCCAAAGGTCTTCTTGTGTCTCTTCTTGTCGCGCTGGTCGCCGTCGGCGTCATAGTGCTCGTACTGCTCTTCAGTTCCATACGCACTGTCGACCAGGCGCATGTCGCAGTCGTCACCCTGTTCGGGAAGTACCGCCGGGTCCTGAACCCTGGCCTGAACCTCATCATCCCGATTTTCGAACGCATCCATCGCAAGGTGCCTGTTCAGAACCAGACCTCCCGTCTGCAGTTCTCCGCCATCACTGGTGACCAGGCCGCGGTCCACTTCACGTCGACGATCATCTTCACGGTGTCCGACCATTCCCCGGAGACCGTGCAGCTCGTGGCCTTCAAGTTCATCAACGACAATTCGTTCCACATGGCGATGACCAGCGCCGTCGAGGCAAGTGTGCGGGAGTTCGTCTCGACGAAGAAGCAGGCC of the Streptomyces sp. NBC_01788 genome contains:
- a CDS encoding extracellular solute-binding protein; protein product: MRRGIAATALVASLALAATACGGSDNGDKSDGPVTITWWDTSNATNEAPTYQALVKQFEAANKDIKVKYVNVQFDQAQNKFDTAAGSKGAPDVLRSEVGWTPAFAKKGYFVPLDGTEALADQDKFQPSLVTQAQYEGKTYGVPFVTDTLALVYNKALFKKAGIAEAPKTWDELKSAAAKIKDKTGVDGYWGSTQAYYAQSFLYGEGTNTVDADAKKITMNSAPAKKAYGAWLGLFDGKGLHKADTTADAYAHIQDAFVNGKVAAIIQGPWEITNFYKGSAFTDKSNLGIATVPAGSAGKAGAPTGGHNLSVYAGSDKAHQDAAMKFVNFMASAKSQETIALKNSTLPTRDDAYTDEVKADPGIAGYQGVLPAAQPRPALPEYGSLWGPLDTELPKIAAGKESLDKGLSNAELAIAKLVPDFSK
- a CDS encoding LysE family translocator; the encoded protein is MLGIGHFWAFLAVVAVLIAVPGPSVVFVVGRGVALGRRAALATAVGNNGGVLIQAVLVAFGLGAVVARSIVVFSVLKFAGALYLVYLGVQTWRHRGELAVTDTQQRPPTNVRRIVRQGFVVGVSNPKGFLIFSAVLPQFVNRSAGHVTLQLLLLGIVCAAVALVSDSAWGLLAGTARGWFRGSPRRLSAIGAVSGTVMVGLGVRLALTRNDV
- a CDS encoding bifunctional [glutamine synthetase] adenylyltransferase/[glutamine synthetase]-adenylyl-L-tyrosine phosphorylase; the protein is MTAPGRRSSTFTRLLRHGFIHATDAERLLDGPDLAPLRDDPVLLEALGATADPDLALAGLVRLLEAQPESKARRELLDTLIAAKPLRDRLLGVLGASAALGDHLARHAGDWRALVTYEPRDLHPGVEEFEQGLAEAGDPVALRVAYRRCLLSIAARDVCGTTDVAETAAELADLATATLRAALRIARAAAPEDDALCRLAVIAMGKCGGHELNYVSDVDVIFVGEAVNGADEVKALRAATALASHMMRICSETTVEGSIWPVDANLRPEGRNGPLVRTLSSHVAYYQRWAKTWEFQALLKARPVAGDPELGGQYIAALAPMVWQAAERENFVADVQKMRRRVVETIPVAEVERELKLGPGGLRDVEFAVQLLQLVHGRTDPSLRSGSTLGALQALAAGGYVGRVDAVQLDDAYRFLRSLEHRIQLFRLRRTHLVPEDEADLRRLGRSLGLRSDPITELTREWKRHTSVVRRLHEKLFYRPLLDAVAQLAPGEARLRPDAARERLVALGYADPAAALRHLEALASGVTRKSAIQRTLLPVLLGWFADSADPDAGLLNFRKVSDALGKTPWYLRLLRDEGAAAENLARVLSAGRLAPDLLMRAPEAVALLGDGDAGGLGPRGRAQLEQEVLAAVRRAETAEQGVTAARGVRRRELFRTAAADIVGSYGTETRPAEADQGALVDRVGGAVSDLTAATLAGTLRAVVRKGWGDTLPTRFAIIGMGRFGGHELGYGSDADVLFVHEPWEGADEREAAEAAAKVVAEMRRLLQVPSADPPLLVDADLRPEGKSGPLVRTLKSYEAYYRRWSLVWESQALLRAEPVAGDEDLGRRFVELIDPLRYPRGGLREDAVREIRRLKARMESERLPRGTDPKLHTKLGPGGLSDVEWTVQLLQMRHAAGEASLRTTRTREALAAAREAGLVSPEDASTLDEAWVLATRVRNAVMLVRGRAGDTFPTESRELAAVGRYLGYGPGHAGDMLDAYRRTARRARSVMEELFYGA
- a CDS encoding LacI family DNA-binding transcriptional regulator encodes the protein MTTRLADIAAQAGVSEATVSRVLNGKPGVAATTRQSVLAALDVLGYERPVRLRQRSEGLVGLITPELENPIFPALAQVIGQALTRQGYTPVLATQTPGGSTEDELTEMLVDRGVAGIIYVSGLHADTTADMERYERLRAQGVPYVLVDGFSPKVQAPFISPDDRAAMTLAVTHLASLGHTRIGLALGPKRFVPVQRKIEGFVRAMRDQLGLAADVVESELIQHSLYTLEGGQAAATALIERDCTAIVCASDMMALGAIRAARQRGLEVPRDVSVVGFDDSPLIAFTDPPLTTIRKPVPAMGQAAVRTLLEEIGGTPAPHSEFVFMPELVVRGSTASAPGDRSRP
- a CDS encoding helix-turn-helix domain-containing protein; the protein is MSVDGEAVRLRSEADEPGWEVDPDDDWGIAVVATVGRQLRLRREAAGMRAGEFAAAVGYGEDLVYKIEGGKRIPRPEYLDKADEVLGAGGLLSAMKEDVKRVRYPKKVRDLAKLESQAVELLSYGSHNLHGLLQTEEYARALLSTRRPALSEDELERALAARMARKAIFERVPPPELSFVQEEVTLRRPVGGKMVLRRQLEHLLEVAHLRHVDVQVMPTSRGDHPGTGGRIQVLKFPDGTAMGRADDEFGSRPVSVPQQLRILELRYGIIRAEALTTRESLTFVEQLLGET
- a CDS encoding tat (twin-arginine translocation) pathway signal sequence — its product is MSRFEIRSRLTATPRRQIGLLTALAGAVLVAFFLAPNALARSSVNTANVGDTFRRGFVAYWGSGSEDFPTQLSTTVAFWFRFHLVKAGVSALLLAVAVVLGVVLSRHLRQSTGGRTSRFPLALYRALVGVLGLFALVALLANLQGAAAPFASLMPMLTSGGADGELTATLGQVQQQIAVYPEGRHSPALAVMISDFALYHAVLAAMAVIVALAMTGASVVCWRRLRTSSDTRSRRAMKFGGTGSAILAAVVLVIAYANTTTATHSPQALADFFAGGW
- a CDS encoding DUF397 domain-containing protein translates to MNGNEAAGNVVDLAWFKSSYSDSSNPSDCVEVATTPAAVHVRDSKNPRGPRLALAPAAWTDFVTFAGRG
- a CDS encoding carbohydrate ABC transporter permease; its protein translation is MTVAIDRATGRRRGDRAPRPGLGQRLKNGFQRYWYAYAMIAPVVVVLGGLVGYPLVRGFYLTLTDANSLNSARTIGVNHIEATYKFIGLDNYQDILFGPTSYDRFWSHFLWTVFWTAACVFLHYTIGLGLALMLNQKLRGRTFYRLMLVLPWAVPTFVTVFSWRIMLADSGVLNQVLGNLHLPQPQWLEDTFWQRFAAIMVNTWCGVPFMMLSLLGGLQSIDSTLYEAAEVDGANAWQRFRYVTLPGLRSVSSTVVLLGVIWTFNQFAIIFLLFGPYSAPDAQILVTWAYYLGFGQQPRDFAQSAAYGVLLLSILTVFTSFYFRWLKRNDQLAV
- a CDS encoding phosphatase PAP2 family protein, yielding MGDSTVTRREGREKAVPHLVTDERRPTALERLRTPRHPRLWFEILLIAVSYWTYSLIRNAVPEQKAQALRNADWVWSAEHRLGIAVEHAVNHAVNSVTWLIIGMNYYYATLHFVVTIGVLVWLYRTHPGRYAAARLTLFVTTGVALLGYYLYPLAPPRLMTDGRFVDTVQVHHTWGSMASGDLKNMSNQYAAMPSMHIGWSLWCGLTVFALSAVPWLRVLGLLYPVATLVVIVATANHFWLDAVGGVLCLSFGFTAARVWYGALPHALPRLTPALRPTEA